In Microbacterium enclense, one genomic interval encodes:
- a CDS encoding ABC transporter ATP-binding protein, producing the protein MVGPAIEVEALGVRFRRNRRGARDLKDLFGGAARRSRPDEFWALRDVSFRVQPGESIGVVGRNGQGKSTLLKLVAGVLLPDEGRVEVDGGVAPLIEITGGFVGDLTVRENVRLTAGLHGMPRAEVARRFDDMIAFAEIGDFVDTPYKHLSNGMKVRLAFSVVSQLDEPILLVDEVLAVGDRSFREKCYRRIDELLSEGRTLFFVSHNEKDLRRFCTRGLYLDGGQLKLDAPIAEVLDRYNTDYATG; encoded by the coding sequence ATGGTCGGCCCCGCGATCGAGGTGGAAGCCCTGGGCGTGCGGTTCCGCCGCAACCGCCGCGGTGCCCGCGACCTCAAAGACCTGTTCGGTGGCGCCGCGCGGCGTTCCCGCCCGGACGAGTTCTGGGCCTTGCGCGACGTGTCGTTCCGTGTGCAGCCGGGGGAGTCGATCGGCGTGGTCGGCCGTAACGGCCAGGGCAAGTCGACGCTGCTCAAGCTCGTGGCAGGAGTACTCCTGCCTGACGAGGGACGCGTCGAGGTCGACGGCGGTGTCGCCCCGCTCATAGAGATCACGGGCGGCTTCGTCGGTGATCTCACCGTGCGCGAGAACGTGCGCCTGACGGCGGGACTGCACGGGATGCCGCGCGCCGAGGTCGCGCGCCGTTTCGACGACATGATCGCCTTCGCCGAGATCGGCGACTTCGTCGACACTCCGTACAAGCACCTGTCCAACGGCATGAAGGTGCGGCTGGCCTTCTCCGTGGTGTCGCAGCTCGACGAGCCGATCCTCCTCGTCGACGAGGTGCTCGCCGTCGGCGACCGGTCCTTCCGCGAGAAGTGCTACCGCCGGATCGACGAGCTGCTCTCCGAGGGACGCACGCTCTTCTTCGTCAGTCACAACGAGAAGGATCTGCGCCGCTTCTGCACGCGGGGCCTCTACCTCGACGGTGGGCAGCTGAAGCTGGACGCGCCGATCGCCGAGGTGCTCGACCGCTACAACACCGACTACGCCACGGGCTGA
- a CDS encoding ABC transporter permease, which yields MTPATVGAPGSVRRSLHSLWLLSSRDLRVRYSTSALGYLWSVLDPLVMSGIYWFVFTQVFHRSVGEDPYIVFLITALLPWVWFNSAVTDFTKAFKKDARLVRSTSIPRWIWVNRIVVSKGVEFLFSLPVLVLFAVFGGVQVSWALLAFPLAVLLQTTLLVGLGLIVAPLCVMFGDLERTTRLVLRALFYASPIIYGVGNLPGVFADIAAFNPLAGIFTLYRVGFFPDQWDLLTVVVGAAVSLGILAVGLWVFPRLERPVLKEL from the coding sequence GTGACCCCCGCCACCGTCGGCGCCCCCGGTTCGGTGCGGCGCTCCCTCCACTCGCTGTGGCTGCTGTCGTCGCGCGACCTGCGCGTGCGGTACTCCACGAGTGCCCTGGGCTACCTGTGGTCGGTGCTCGATCCGCTCGTGATGAGCGGGATCTACTGGTTCGTCTTCACCCAGGTCTTCCACCGTTCGGTGGGCGAGGACCCGTACATCGTCTTCCTCATCACGGCCCTGCTGCCGTGGGTGTGGTTCAACTCCGCGGTCACCGACTTCACCAAGGCGTTCAAGAAGGACGCGCGTCTGGTGCGCTCCACGTCGATCCCGCGGTGGATCTGGGTGAACCGCATCGTCGTGAGCAAGGGCGTCGAGTTCCTCTTCTCCCTGCCGGTGCTCGTGCTCTTCGCCGTTTTCGGCGGAGTCCAGGTGTCGTGGGCTCTGCTCGCCTTCCCGCTCGCGGTGCTGCTGCAGACCACTCTCCTGGTCGGCCTCGGCTTGATCGTCGCGCCATTGTGCGTGATGTTCGGTGACCTCGAGCGCACCACGCGGCTCGTGCTGCGCGCGCTCTTCTACGCCTCGCCGATCATCTACGGCGTCGGCAACCTCCCCGGCGTCTTCGCCGACATCGCCGCGTTCAACCCGCTCGCGGGCATCTTCACGCTCTACCGCGTGGGCTTCTTCCCCGACCAGTGGGACCTCCTGACGGTGGTCGTGGGCGCGGCGGTGAGCCTCGGCATCCTGGCGGTCGGCCTGTGGGTGTTCCCGCGGCTGGAGCGTCCCGTGCTGAAGGAGCTGTGA
- a CDS encoding acyltransferase family protein: MRVTDASVHRPALAGRADEGRWAYRPDIDGLRAVAILLVVSYHVWVGRVSGGVDVFLMLSAFFLTRGFLRRMDGPTPIRPVPHLIGIFRRLLPAAAVTIVGVLALVWTFFPASTWRTTWEQTWASLLYVQNWVLAADSVDYYARVETPSPLQHFWSMSVQGQAFVLWVVLLAACQVVVRRFGLSPDRVVGVVFAAVFALSLCYSIVRTASAQQIAYFDTGARLWEFAAGSLLVIALPHLRLRPRLRVLLGWAGLAGLLVLGLVLDVQGGFPGYLALWPVLCAAAVVVSGSGDEARGPARLLASRPMRLLGRDAYALYLVHWPILITFLVVTGADGAGFIGGTLIIVLSLALARALTAVVDAPVRAWRKGDPSRLVPVAVLVAATAVVVVPVTAWQVSSEVEARAIAARASITNPGAAVLRDPTLPEPPADAAMLPLATALEDEWMQLDRPCSGDRVPENGILNVSCWETPHTARAARTIVVVGDSHSQQMTAALLPVAEENGWGVVMLAKGGCSMGLDEPGMDDQCDQWREAAIEHVERIRPDAVLTVVTRSDWGELDEAVRPGIDRFLDRMGEAGIEVLGVRDNPRFPFDMYSCVTESSDPIDCAVPRAGSLADDNPAAVLDRTGVQLVDLTPWICPDDVCVGVVGNVALYRDDNHLSRAYATTLAPSLAEQLPPSLG, encoded by the coding sequence GTGCGTGTGACAGACGCTTCCGTGCACCGCCCGGCGCTCGCCGGACGGGCCGACGAGGGACGGTGGGCGTACCGTCCCGACATCGACGGACTGCGCGCGGTGGCCATCCTCCTGGTCGTTTCGTACCACGTGTGGGTCGGCCGGGTCTCGGGCGGCGTCGACGTCTTCCTCATGCTCTCGGCGTTCTTCCTGACCAGGGGCTTCCTGCGACGTATGGACGGACCCACCCCGATCCGGCCCGTCCCGCACCTGATCGGCATCTTCCGGCGGCTGCTCCCCGCCGCCGCGGTCACGATCGTCGGCGTGCTCGCCCTCGTCTGGACCTTCTTCCCCGCATCGACCTGGCGCACGACGTGGGAGCAGACGTGGGCGTCGCTCCTGTACGTGCAGAACTGGGTGCTGGCGGCGGACTCCGTCGACTACTACGCGCGGGTCGAGACCCCGAGCCCGCTGCAGCACTTCTGGTCGATGTCGGTGCAAGGACAGGCGTTCGTGCTGTGGGTCGTGCTCCTGGCCGCGTGCCAGGTCGTCGTCCGCCGCTTCGGGCTGTCTCCCGATCGCGTCGTGGGCGTCGTCTTCGCCGCGGTGTTCGCCCTGTCGCTGTGCTACTCGATCGTGCGGACGGCGTCGGCTCAGCAGATCGCATACTTCGACACCGGGGCGCGCCTCTGGGAGTTCGCGGCGGGCTCCCTCCTGGTCATCGCACTCCCGCACCTGCGCCTGCGCCCTCGCCTGCGCGTCCTGCTCGGCTGGGCGGGGTTGGCGGGATTGCTCGTGCTCGGCCTGGTGCTGGACGTGCAGGGTGGGTTCCCCGGGTACCTCGCGCTGTGGCCGGTGCTCTGCGCGGCGGCCGTGGTCGTATCGGGCAGCGGCGACGAGGCGCGCGGACCCGCGCGGTTGCTGGCATCCCGTCCGATGCGCCTCCTGGGCCGCGACGCGTACGCCCTCTACCTCGTGCACTGGCCGATCCTCATCACCTTCCTCGTCGTCACCGGCGCCGACGGCGCGGGTTTCATCGGCGGAACGCTCATCATCGTGCTGTCCCTCGCCCTCGCCCGCGCACTGACAGCCGTCGTGGACGCCCCGGTCCGCGCGTGGCGGAAGGGGGATCCCTCGCGGCTCGTCCCCGTCGCGGTGCTCGTCGCGGCGACGGCTGTCGTGGTGGTGCCCGTGACGGCATGGCAGGTCTCGAGCGAGGTCGAGGCGCGCGCCATCGCCGCGCGTGCCTCCATCACCAACCCGGGAGCCGCGGTCCTGCGCGACCCCACCCTCCCCGAGCCGCCCGCGGATGCCGCGATGCTCCCGCTGGCGACGGCGCTCGAGGACGAGTGGATGCAACTCGACCGCCCCTGCTCGGGTGACCGCGTGCCGGAGAACGGCATCCTGAACGTCTCGTGCTGGGAGACCCCGCACACCGCGCGGGCCGCGCGGACCATCGTCGTCGTCGGCGACTCCCACTCGCAGCAGATGACGGCTGCGCTCCTTCCGGTTGCCGAGGAGAACGGGTGGGGAGTGGTCATGCTCGCCAAGGGCGGGTGCTCGATGGGACTGGACGAGCCGGGAATGGACGACCAGTGCGACCAGTGGCGTGAGGCAGCGATCGAGCACGTGGAACGGATCCGACCGGATGCCGTCCTCACCGTCGTGACCCGGTCCGACTGGGGCGAGCTCGACGAAGCCGTGCGCCCGGGCATCGACCGCTTCCTCGACCGCATGGGCGAGGCCGGGATCGAGGTCCTCGGGGTGCGTGACAACCCGCGGTTCCCCTTCGACATGTACAGCTGCGTGACCGAGTCGAGCGATCCGATCGACTGCGCTGTGCCGCGCGCCGGATCCCTCGCCGACGACAATCCGGCAGCGGTGCTCGACCGTACGGGCGTTCAGCTCGTCGATCTGACGCCCTGGATCTGCCCCGACGACGTGTGCGTCGGCGTCGTCGGCAACGTCGCCCTGTACCGCGACGACAACCACCTCTCGCGCGCGTACGCCACTACCCTCGCACCGTCGTTGGCCGAGCAGCTGCCCCCGAGCCTGGGATGA
- the glf gene encoding UDP-galactopyranose mutase — translation MDLLVVGSGFFGLTIAERAAAAGRRVTVIDRRHHIGGNAYSEDEPETGIEVHRYGAHLFHTSNPTVWEYVNRFTQFTNYVHRVYTTHKGVVFPLPINLGTINQFFQAAYTPDQAKALVHELAGEFDAKDAANLEEKGIALIGRPLYEAFIRDYTAKQWQTDPKDLPAEVISRLPVRYTYDNRYFNDTWEGLPVDGYTAWLERMADHPNIEVKLSTDYFDETQPLNKKATVGQVPVVYTGPVDRYFDYAEGELSWRTLDFEQEVLPIGDFQGTSVMNYADADVPYTRIHEFKHFHPERADRYPTDKTVVVREYSRFATRADEPYYPVNTADDRTGLLAYRELAKGERDVHFGGRLGTYQYLDMHMAIGSALSMWNNQLA, via the coding sequence ATGGATCTTCTGGTAGTCGGTTCGGGCTTCTTCGGTCTCACGATCGCGGAGCGGGCGGCTGCCGCCGGTCGCCGCGTCACCGTCATCGACCGCCGTCATCACATCGGTGGCAACGCCTATTCCGAGGACGAGCCCGAGACGGGCATCGAGGTGCACCGCTACGGTGCGCACCTGTTCCACACGTCGAATCCGACGGTGTGGGAGTACGTCAACCGCTTCACGCAGTTCACGAACTACGTGCACCGGGTGTACACGACCCACAAGGGTGTGGTGTTCCCGCTGCCGATCAACCTGGGCACGATCAACCAGTTCTTCCAGGCTGCGTACACCCCCGACCAGGCGAAGGCGCTCGTGCACGAGCTGGCGGGGGAGTTCGATGCGAAGGATGCCGCGAACCTCGAGGAGAAGGGCATCGCGTTGATCGGCCGGCCCCTGTATGAGGCGTTCATCCGTGATTACACGGCGAAGCAGTGGCAGACGGATCCGAAGGATCTGCCGGCCGAGGTCATCTCGCGCCTGCCCGTGCGGTACACGTACGACAACCGGTACTTCAACGACACGTGGGAGGGTCTGCCCGTCGACGGGTACACCGCGTGGTTGGAGCGGATGGCGGATCACCCGAACATCGAGGTGAAGCTGTCCACCGACTATTTCGATGAGACGCAGCCGCTGAACAAGAAGGCCACGGTGGGGCAGGTCCCCGTCGTCTACACCGGACCGGTGGATCGGTACTTCGACTACGCCGAGGGGGAGCTGTCGTGGCGGACCCTCGATTTCGAGCAGGAGGTGCTGCCGATCGGCGACTTCCAGGGCACGAGCGTGATGAACTACGCCGACGCAGACGTGCCGTACACGCGTATCCACGAGTTCAAGCACTTCCACCCCGAACGCGCCGATCGCTACCCCACTGACAAGACCGTCGTGGTGCGGGAGTACTCGCGCTTCGCCACCCGTGCGGACGAGCCGTACTACCCCGTCAACACCGCCGACGACCGCACCGGTCTGCTCGCGTACCGGGAGCTGGCCAAGGGCGAACGAGACGTCCACTTCGGCGGACGCCTGGGCACCTACCAGTACCTCGACATGCACATGGCCATCGGTTCCGCCCTCTCGATGTGGAACAACCAGCTCGCGTGA
- a CDS encoding glycosyltransferase: protein MARGETVAVAYDCLFPHSTGGGERQYRAFADAFAELGLEVDYLTAVQWEGPAPTDERFRVIPVCGRLSLYSADGVRRIPAALRYAAGLFTALVRRRRRYAAVVVSGLPVFNVFAARLALLGSGTRLAVDYLEVWHRRQWVEYSGLVTGTIAWILQRAAIAITPLATCHSQLSATRLRREGLRRAPIVSPGLIDAAVDVAAPGPAATPPYVLYAGRHIPDKRVDTLPAAVAAAREAIPDLRLVILGAGPSGDAIRAEVRRVGGEEWTAFPGFVSDAELDTLLHGALCLANPSRREGYGLVVVEANAHGTPVVLVADEGNAATELIDAHVNGVVAPSASATDLSRAIRAVADGGDDLRRTARAWYDTAVRTRTIRRTVEGIASALTLPTRSSVKTKEDTP, encoded by the coding sequence ATGGCGCGCGGAGAGACCGTCGCGGTCGCCTACGACTGCCTGTTCCCGCACTCCACCGGGGGCGGCGAGAGGCAGTACCGCGCGTTCGCCGACGCGTTCGCGGAGCTCGGCCTCGAGGTGGACTACCTCACCGCCGTGCAGTGGGAGGGGCCGGCGCCCACGGACGAGCGATTCCGCGTGATCCCGGTGTGCGGGCGCCTCTCGCTCTACTCCGCCGACGGGGTGCGACGCATCCCGGCGGCCCTGCGCTACGCCGCGGGCCTGTTCACCGCCCTCGTCCGACGCCGGCGCCGTTACGCCGCCGTGGTCGTCAGCGGGCTGCCCGTCTTCAACGTCTTCGCAGCCCGGCTGGCGCTGCTCGGGTCGGGCACCCGCCTCGCCGTGGACTACCTCGAGGTGTGGCACCGACGACAGTGGGTCGAGTATTCCGGTCTCGTCACGGGGACCATCGCGTGGATCCTGCAACGCGCGGCGATCGCCATCACGCCCCTCGCCACGTGCCACTCGCAGCTGAGCGCGACGCGCCTGCGACGCGAGGGTCTGCGTCGCGCGCCGATCGTCAGCCCCGGACTGATCGACGCCGCCGTCGACGTGGCCGCTCCCGGCCCCGCCGCGACTCCGCCCTACGTCCTCTACGCGGGGCGCCACATCCCTGACAAGCGCGTCGACACGCTGCCCGCGGCCGTCGCGGCCGCTCGGGAGGCGATCCCCGACCTGCGGCTGGTGATCCTCGGGGCCGGCCCCAGCGGCGACGCCATCCGCGCCGAGGTCCGCCGAGTGGGCGGCGAGGAGTGGACCGCGTTCCCCGGATTCGTCTCGGATGCCGAGCTCGACACGCTCCTGCACGGCGCCCTGTGCCTGGCGAACCCGTCGCGGCGCGAGGGCTACGGCCTCGTCGTCGTGGAAGCGAACGCCCACGGCACCCCCGTCGTCCTGGTCGCGGACGAGGGCAATGCGGCCACCGAGCTCATCGACGCGCACGTGAACGGCGTCGTCGCTCCCTCTGCCTCCGCCACCGATCTCTCCCGGGCCATCCGGGCCGTCGCCGACGGGGGTGACGACCTCCGCCGCACCGCGCGCGCCTGGTACGACACCGCCGTCCGCACTCGCACCATCCGCCGCACCGTGGAGGGCATCGCGTCGGCACTGACGCTGCCGACCCGCTCCTCGGTGAAGACGAAAGAAGACACCCCGTGA
- a CDS encoding glycosyltransferase family 2 protein — MTTPAPTDDVELTILMPCLNEAETLEVCIRKAQGFLLRTGIRGEVLISDNGSTDGSQAIAERLGARVSHAPRRGYGAALINGIETARGRFVIMADADDSYDFENLEPFVERLRAGADLVMGNRFRGGIEPGAMPPLHKYLGNPVLSFIGELFFRPGIRDFHCGLRGFNRARIRDLDLQTTGMEFASEMVVRASLARYRIEEVPTTLKKDGRSRPPHLRSWHDGWRHLRFLLLFAPRWLFVYPGLVAFFLGAIAVGVLSFGGIEIAGVGFDVTTMVYASALCVIGFQSLLFFWLTKLYATQEGFLPTSERYRRIVAKWSAERGLLIGVGLFLLGIVIGIVQVTLWGSLDFGTQNAAQAVRIAVPSALTIILGFQTVMMSFFSGVLTTPRREQRPEAVIES, encoded by the coding sequence GTGACCACTCCCGCCCCGACCGACGACGTCGAGCTGACGATCCTCATGCCCTGCCTCAACGAGGCGGAGACACTCGAGGTCTGCATCCGCAAGGCGCAGGGCTTCCTGTTGCGCACCGGCATCCGGGGTGAGGTGCTCATCTCCGACAACGGCAGCACCGACGGCTCTCAGGCGATCGCCGAGCGCCTCGGCGCGCGAGTCTCTCACGCTCCCCGTCGGGGCTACGGTGCCGCGCTGATCAACGGCATCGAGACGGCTCGTGGGCGGTTCGTGATCATGGCGGATGCCGATGACAGCTACGACTTCGAGAACCTCGAGCCGTTCGTCGAGCGCCTGCGCGCCGGCGCCGACCTCGTCATGGGCAACCGCTTCCGGGGTGGGATCGAGCCGGGCGCCATGCCGCCCCTGCACAAATACCTCGGCAATCCCGTGCTGTCGTTCATCGGGGAATTGTTCTTCCGTCCCGGCATCCGCGACTTCCACTGCGGCCTGCGCGGCTTCAATCGCGCCCGCATCCGTGACCTCGACCTGCAGACGACCGGTATGGAGTTCGCCTCCGAGATGGTCGTTCGCGCGTCGCTCGCGCGGTATCGCATCGAAGAGGTGCCGACGACGCTGAAGAAGGACGGACGCTCGCGTCCGCCGCACCTGCGCAGCTGGCACGACGGCTGGCGCCACCTCCGCTTCCTCCTGTTGTTCGCGCCCCGCTGGTTGTTCGTCTACCCCGGCCTCGTCGCTTTCTTCCTGGGGGCGATCGCGGTGGGCGTGCTGTCGTTCGGGGGCATCGAGATCGCCGGCGTCGGTTTCGACGTGACGACCATGGTCTATGCCAGCGCGCTGTGCGTGATCGGATTCCAGTCCCTGCTGTTCTTCTGGCTCACCAAGCTCTACGCCACGCAGGAGGGGTTCCTGCCGACCAGCGAGCGGTACCGGCGGATCGTGGCGAAGTGGTCCGCGGAGCGGGGTCTGCTGATCGGCGTGGGCCTCTTCCTCCTCGGCATCGTCATCGGCATCGTGCAGGTGACGCTGTGGGGCAGCCTCGACTTCGGCACGCAGAACGCCGCGCAAGCCGTGCGGATCGCCGTGCCCAGCGCCCTGACGATCATCCTCGGCTTCCAGACCGTGATGATGAGCTTCTTCTCGGGCGTGCTGACCACGCCGCGGCGCGAGCAGCGCCCCGAAGCCGTCATCGAGAGCTGA
- a CDS encoding glycosyltransferase family 1 protein: protein MAARRILVDLLGFTGGRGGTETYARELLPRLAERMPRAHFAAITGRAGSGRVASFFPGQVRIVPWVGADPATWALGAVAATEALARRHRADLVWAPANFGPVFRGLPRVVTVHDAIYDEVPGSLAERAQRGITSLLMRRSARTADRVLTVSHAAADSIRTHLGLPAERLTVVHNGSSTPQPQSDPASVLAALRLPPGRQVLLSVGNRMPHKNFPGLLEAVASLPPADRPVTVIAGSRLPDPLAADVERLGLERDVVLPGWVSDAQLEALFQIADLYACPSLVEGFGLPVVDALRRSVPVLANDVPVLREVGGDAARYSDATDALAFGAAIRAALIAPPDAATRAAAQRWASRFTWDDAADRTAEVLDRALGARR, encoded by the coding sequence ATGGCCGCGCGTCGCATCCTCGTCGACCTGCTGGGGTTCACCGGCGGGCGCGGCGGAACCGAGACCTACGCGCGAGAACTCCTCCCGCGCCTGGCCGAGCGGATGCCGCGAGCGCACTTCGCCGCGATCACCGGGCGGGCGGGCAGCGGCCGTGTCGCCTCGTTCTTCCCCGGGCAGGTGCGCATCGTCCCCTGGGTCGGAGCCGACCCGGCCACCTGGGCGCTCGGGGCCGTCGCCGCGACCGAGGCCCTCGCCCGTCGGCACCGCGCCGACCTCGTCTGGGCGCCGGCGAACTTCGGACCGGTCTTCCGCGGCCTCCCCCGCGTGGTCACCGTGCACGATGCGATCTACGACGAGGTCCCGGGCTCTCTGGCCGAGCGGGCGCAGCGGGGCATCACCTCCCTCCTGATGCGGCGGTCCGCCCGCACCGCCGACCGCGTCCTGACGGTGTCGCACGCGGCGGCCGACAGCATCCGCACCCACCTGGGCCTCCCCGCCGAGCGCCTCACGGTGGTGCACAACGGCAGCTCGACCCCCCAGCCGCAGTCCGATCCCGCGAGCGTTCTCGCCGCGCTCCGGCTTCCGCCCGGTCGGCAAGTTCTCCTGAGCGTCGGCAACCGGATGCCGCACAAGAACTTCCCCGGTCTGCTCGAGGCCGTGGCATCCCTTCCGCCCGCCGACCGGCCGGTCACGGTCATCGCGGGGAGCCGACTGCCCGACCCGCTCGCCGCGGACGTCGAGCGCCTGGGACTGGAACGCGACGTCGTCCTCCCGGGCTGGGTCAGCGACGCCCAGCTCGAGGCCCTGTTCCAGATCGCCGACCTCTACGCCTGCCCGTCCCTCGTCGAGGGCTTCGGCTTGCCTGTCGTCGACGCGCTGCGCCGGTCGGTTCCGGTGCTCGCGAACGATGTCCCGGTCCTGCGCGAGGTGGGCGGCGACGCTGCCCGGTACTCCGACGCGACGGATGCCCTCGCCTTCGGGGCCGCGATCCGCGCAGCGCTGATCGCCCCGCCGGATGCCGCGACCCGCGCTGCCGCGCAGCGGTGGGCATCGCGCTTCACGTGGGACGACGCCGCCGACCGCACCGCGGAGGTTCTGGACCGCGCCCTCGGAGCCCGTCGATGA
- a CDS encoding polysaccharide biosynthesis protein produces MTDSAGPAPLRGRLVGFMVVPAIAAISPLLVLPLISRLAGDGGWASAIAGEAIGTFAAIAIGYGWTAVGPALVSIAADDDRRARLYRDSIVVRALLAVVLLPVLVVVCWLVAHPGSELLTVLMGVQGALIALTFTWYCAGVGDPRTIIAYDAVPRVVATALAAGAILLTGIVELYPVAGILVTLIGTTLFSVRLLRRHPGPWPPVREIPGLLRVGLPVAVNDAALSAYSSVPAPLVNVTALPSAAAGYASADKMFKLGSVLPFTLASAFQSWVSEGDAVDRRRRLRVALATHGAFGLLGALVLTTLGPWVSLVMFGESAAAGIDLLAAMGLVFAFLSIRTSMTRHVLFPAGKARLVMRATLVATAIGVPAMIALAIAIGPLGAALGYALTEGLATLLLWRPCALAMRDIASPPAREEQDRTV; encoded by the coding sequence ATGACCGACTCCGCCGGGCCGGCGCCGCTGCGCGGGCGTCTCGTGGGATTCATGGTGGTCCCCGCGATCGCCGCGATCTCCCCGCTGTTGGTGCTTCCGCTCATCTCGCGACTCGCGGGCGACGGCGGGTGGGCGAGCGCGATCGCCGGCGAGGCCATCGGCACGTTCGCGGCGATCGCGATCGGCTACGGATGGACGGCTGTCGGTCCCGCCCTCGTCTCCATCGCCGCCGACGACGATCGCCGCGCGCGCTTGTACCGCGACTCGATCGTGGTGCGAGCCCTGCTCGCGGTGGTTCTGCTCCCGGTCCTCGTCGTGGTGTGTTGGCTGGTCGCGCATCCCGGGTCCGAGCTGCTGACCGTGCTCATGGGCGTACAGGGAGCGCTGATCGCGCTCACGTTCACGTGGTACTGCGCCGGGGTCGGCGACCCGCGCACGATCATCGCCTACGACGCGGTCCCCCGTGTCGTCGCGACGGCTCTCGCAGCGGGCGCGATCCTGCTCACCGGGATCGTCGAGCTCTACCCCGTCGCCGGCATCCTCGTCACCCTGATCGGGACGACGCTGTTCAGCGTGCGGCTGCTCCGCCGGCATCCGGGTCCGTGGCCGCCGGTGCGGGAGATCCCGGGGCTGCTGCGCGTGGGGCTGCCGGTCGCGGTGAACGACGCCGCGCTGAGCGCCTACTCGAGTGTTCCCGCTCCCCTCGTGAACGTCACGGCCCTTCCCTCCGCGGCCGCGGGCTACGCCTCGGCCGACAAGATGTTCAAGCTCGGCAGCGTGCTGCCGTTCACCCTCGCGAGCGCCTTCCAGAGCTGGGTGAGCGAGGGAGACGCCGTCGACCGCCGGAGGCGCCTTCGCGTCGCCCTGGCCACGCACGGCGCCTTCGGCCTCCTCGGCGCCCTCGTGCTCACGACGCTCGGTCCGTGGGTCAGCCTTGTCATGTTCGGCGAGTCCGCCGCCGCCGGCATCGACCTCCTCGCCGCGATGGGACTCGTCTTCGCGTTCCTGTCGATCCGCACCTCGATGACGCGTCACGTGCTCTTCCCCGCGGGCAAGGCCCGCCTGGTCATGCGCGCTACGCTCGTTGCGACGGCGATCGGCGTCCCGGCCATGATCGCGTTGGCCATCGCGATCGGCCCCCTCGGCGCAGCCCTCGGCTACGCCCTGACCGAAGGCCTCGCCACCCTCCTGCTGTGGCGACCGTGTGCCCTCGCGATGCGCGACATCGCGTCCCCACCGGCCCGAGAAGAACAGGACCGCACCGTATGA
- a CDS encoding glycosyltransferase family 2 protein: MTSSPPDAAARIGAVVLTWRDRVQTVECVTGLLASPAITRVVVVDNEADGTIRDAFAPDDRIEFVELSANTGFAVGVNAGMKVLLADDGIDLLLVMNNDATLPADDIERLRARLTGDASLGVVGPRIVTPDGQRFSAGGVVNRLTWGIRQPRPEEQPDFLTWACVLVRRSTLEKAGLLDERFFMYWEDVEYGFRLRAEGIGFAEVPDAVLTHAVSSSHSRAGSRILAYSSQAFRHFLALHGGATTITGLARLSAKVLLTLARGDRRGAAYVRAGWRLGSPAPDPAYPAVNALP, encoded by the coding sequence ATGACTTCCTCTCCCCCCGACGCCGCTGCGCGCATCGGTGCCGTCGTGCTCACCTGGCGCGACCGCGTCCAGACCGTGGAGTGCGTGACAGGGCTCCTCGCGTCACCGGCCATCACCCGAGTCGTCGTCGTCGACAACGAGGCCGACGGCACGATCCGGGATGCCTTCGCGCCCGACGACCGCATCGAGTTCGTCGAGTTGAGCGCCAACACCGGCTTCGCGGTCGGGGTGAATGCGGGAATGAAGGTGTTGCTCGCCGACGACGGGATCGATCTCCTGCTCGTCATGAACAACGACGCGACCCTGCCCGCGGACGATATCGAGCGGCTGCGTGCGCGTCTGACCGGCGACGCCTCCCTGGGCGTCGTGGGCCCCCGCATCGTCACCCCCGACGGTCAGCGCTTCTCGGCCGGCGGGGTCGTGAACCGCCTCACCTGGGGCATCCGGCAGCCGCGACCGGAGGAGCAGCCCGACTTCCTCACCTGGGCGTGCGTCCTGGTGCGACGCTCGACGCTCGAGAAGGCGGGCCTGCTGGACGAGCGCTTCTTCATGTACTGGGAAGACGTCGAGTACGGCTTCCGCCTCCGCGCCGAGGGCATCGGGTTCGCCGAGGTCCCCGACGCGGTGCTCACGCACGCCGTGTCCTCATCGCACTCGCGCGCGGGCTCGCGCATCCTCGCTTACTCCAGCCAGGCGTTCCGCCACTTCCTGGCGCTGCACGGCGGAGCCACCACGATCACGGGGCTCGCCCGCCTGAGCGCGAAGGTGCTGCTGACCCTCGCCCGCGGCGATCGCCGCGGAGCGGCCTACGTCCGCGCCGGCTGGCGCCTCGGCTCCCCCGCCCCCGATCCGGCCTACCCGGCCGTCAACGCTCTGCCCTGA